A window of the Hordeum vulgare subsp. vulgare chromosome 5H, MorexV3_pseudomolecules_assembly, whole genome shotgun sequence genome harbors these coding sequences:
- the LOC123399447 gene encoding aspartyl protease family protein 2-like, with amino-acid sequence MSMKVAARALLLPLVLAAILHPAAVVALGDGTPGSGGGGFSLRLVPSPGWNRTIHVDDDGFVHLNEHATSALRPPMHTQVGGMYSVVTSVGTGAGRRTYVLALDMTTNLLWMQCKPVQEPFTQLPPPFEPAKSPSFRRLPGNNAFCLPAPRGHRRTVQDPCKFHSIRLDGSADARGVLSNETLAFAASGQQQTEVTGVVIGCTHNSNGFNFNSHGVLAGVLGLGRQAPSLIWTLGQHRHGAVQVHRFSYCLPNHGSSDHHSFLRFGDDVPHTQHMVSTKIMYMAATAGRDFSAYFVSLTGVSVAGKPLHDIKELFRRHVHGQEWTSGCAFDAGTPTMVMIMPAYNKLKDAVVRHLKPLGLQIVSGQYHLCFRATSQLWQHLPTVMLQFAETEARLVLPPQRLFVAVGHDICLAVVRSYDITIIGAMQQVDKRFVYDVRNGRIYFAPENACHADAGHQI; translated from the coding sequence ATGTCCATGAAGGTCGCCGCGCGTGCTCTCCTCCTTCCTCTAGTGCTTGCGGCGATCCTCCACCCTGCCGCCGTCGTCGCCTTAGGTGATGGCACACCAGGATCCGGTGGCGGCGGCTTCAGCCTGCGGCTGGTACCCAGCCCCGGCTGGAACCGTACCATCCATGTCGACGACGACGGCTTCGTGCACCTAAATGAGCACGCCACTAGCGCGCTTCGACCGCCCATGCACACACAAGTTGGTGGCATGTACAGCGTCGTCACCAGCGTTGGGACGGGGGCTGGCCGGCGCACGTACGTCCTCGCGCTAGATATGACCACCAACCTACTGTGGATGCAGTGCAAGCCGGTCCAAGAGCCTTTCACACAGCTGCCGCCGCCCTTCGAGCCCGCGAAGTCGCCGTCGTTCCGCCGCTTGCCGGGCAACAACGCGTTCTGCTTGCCGGCCCCTCGTGGGCATCGGCGAACAGTTCAAGACCCGTGCAAGTTTCATAGCATCCGACTAGACGGCAGCGCCGATGCAAGAGGCGTCCTGAGCAACGAGACCTTGGCCTTTGCGGCCTCCGGCCAGCAGCAGACGGAGGTTACTGGCGTCGTCATTGGCTGCACGCACAACAGCAACGGCTTCAACTTCAACAGCCATGGAGTGCTCGCCGGCGTACTCGGCCTGGGAAGGCAGGCCCCGTCGCTCATCTGGACGCTCGGCCAACACAGGCATGGCGCCGTGCAGGTGCATCGCTTCTCATACTGCCTCCCTAATCATGGCTCGTCGGACCACCACAGCTTCCTCCGGTTCGGCGACGACGTTCCTCACACCCAACACATGGTGAGCACCAAGATCATGTACATGGCCGCCACGGCCGGCCGAGATTTCAGCGCCTACTTCGTCTCCCTCACGGGCGTCAGCGTTGCCGGGAAGCCGCTGCATGATATCAAGGAGCTGTTCAGGCGTCACGTGCACGGCCAAGAGTGGACCAGCGGATGCGCCTTCGATGCTGGGACACCGACAATGGTGATGATAATGCCCGCTTACAACAAGCTCAAGGACGCCGTGGTGAGGCACCTCAAGCCGCTCGGGTTGCAAATCGTGTCCGGCCAGTACCACCTCTGCTTCCGTGCGACGTCGCAGCTCTGGCAGCACCTGCCGACGGTGATGTTGCagttcgcggagacagaagcgcgACTCGTGCTCCCGCCACAACGGCTGTTCGTCGCCGTTGGGCACGACATCTGCCTCGCCGTGGTGCGGAGCTACGACATCACCATCATCGGCGCGATGCAGCAAGTGGACAAGCGCTTTGTCTACGACGTTAGAAATGGTAGGATCTATTTCGCCCCTGAGAATGCATGCCATGCAGACGCTGGTCATCAGATTTGA